The window AGCGGCTGACGGTTCGCGAGCTTGGCGCCCTGCACCGCGTCGACCTGGAGTTTCAGCCGCAAGGACATCATCTGATCACGGTCCCGCGTGACCAAGCGCAAGCCTTGCACGCGGCGCTGCTGACCTGTCTCTACGGCCCGCCCGACGGCATGCGCGCAAGGTCCGACGGCGCGATGATCGAGTGCGCGCTCGCCGCCGGCGGGCGCCCGCTCACCGTGCGACGCACGCTGCGGGCCACCGGTGGCGATGAGGCGGAGCTGGTGGTCAACCGCGGACCGCGCTCAACACCGATCCACGGCGAGGCTCAGGTGCGCGCGGCACTCGACAAGATGCTGGGACTTGATCGAGCGACGCTGGAATTGCTGGTGCGGCCGGAGCCCCGTTCCGAATTGCCCCCGCCAGCCGAGATCCGAGAGCTGCTGCGCCGCCTGCTCGGCGAGCGGCGTATCCAGGAAATGGAAGTCGAGTTTGCCGAAAGCCCGGCGCACCTCGAGGAAGAGGCTGTCGCGCGAGCGCGCGTCGAGCTGGCGCAGGCGGTGGCCCGGGCGGCGGCCAACGAGGACGAGATCGACCGCCTGGATCGCGCGCTGCAGCGCTGGCGCGTGCGCCAGGCCTTGCAGGCGCTCACCGCGGCATCGGAGCGCGCGGCGGAGGCCGACGCTTCCGAGCGCCGATATCGCGTGCTGCGCGGGCAATTCCTTGACGAGCGCGACCGCCTTGCCACTTACCGCGAGCTTGCCTCGCTCTGGGCGGATCACGCGCGGTGCGCCGCGGAATCCGCTCGCGCTCGCGAGCACATCGGGCGATTGGATGCGCGGCTGGGCCATCTTGCGTCCCTGGCACAGCGGGCCCGGACCGGCGGCGAGCGTCTGGCGGCGCTCGATCAAGCCTGCGACGCCGCCACCGCGGGCGCTGCGGCGTCGGAAGCGGCCGACCGCGCCCGGGCGAAGCGCGACCACCACCAAACCACCGCCCATGAACTCCGACAGGCTCGCTCCAATCTGGTCGAGGCCGAGGTGGTGCAGGCCAAGGCTCAGGCCGGCGCCGAGCGGGCCCGCACCCTGCGCAAACGCGCCCACGAAGACGAGCACCTCCCCACCGCGCACCGCCTGTGGGGCCGGCTCAACGACATCCTCCATGCCGAGTCCGGGCACGCGGGCGACGAGGCCGACCCCTCGGAACTGACGCGCGAGACCACTCGCATCAAGCAGGACCTTCGGTCACTGACGATCGAGGCTCAGCGCCGCCGAAACCGCCTGATGATGGCGGCTGTTGGCGTCGCGCTCGGCATCGTCCTGGCGACGATCGGTTTATCCGGCACGGCGCCGCTCGCGGTGTTGGGCGTGGCGATGGTCGTCGCCGGCGCGGCCGCGGGCGCCTGGTCGCTGTGGAGCCAGCGCGCCGATCACGCCCACGCGGAAGAGCTTCTGGACAAGCTGGCCGAGCTCGATCACGACCAACGCGACAGCGAGCAACACGCCACCCGCCTGGCCGCCAGTCGCCGGCAGCGGGCCAAGGTCGAGCAGGAGCTGGAGCGCCTCGGCCTCGAAATCCCCACGTCGCCCGAGCGCGCCCGCACACTGCGCGACAGCGCCACCGCCCGATTGCGCCGTATTGCCGACGGTGACCGCTCGGTCTCGACCGACGACCTCGAAGCCGACTGCGCTCGCACCCAGCGGGAGTTGGCCCACGCCGAGCGCGAGGTGCACCGGTTGCGCGCCCGCGTCGACGCGCTCGAGCGCTCCGGCGTGGAGGAGCGTGCGGCGGCCGCCGAAGCCGAGCTGCGCAGCCAGATCGAGGCCAGCGGGCGCGCCCGCGGTGACGCGGCTGAGTTGGCCCGGTCCCTCGACCTGCCCGACGACCACCGGGCGTTGGTCAGTGCCCGCGACGCCCAGCGGCGCGAGCTGAGCGCCATGCAAGAGCGCCTGGACCGGGGCGCCGACCTCGAGGCCGGGCGGCAGCGCGCGGTGTGGAAGCTCCACGCCGCCGAGAACGCGCTGCCGGGAATCGCCCAAGCCATCGACGCGCTGGTGGCCACCGACGCCGGGTTGCCGCGGGGCCAACCGCCTGACGAAGCGATTGGCCGCCTCGACGGACTGGTTGCCCTGGCCGACATCGTGGCCGCGGTGGGCGAATTGCGGGCAGCGTCAGGCGTGACCGAGGCGTCCGAGACAGCGCGAGTCGCGCAGGGCGGCGTCGCGCGGGCCACGACCGAGTTGGCCGGCGCCGTGCGGGCGACGGGCGCGCACGTCGACAACACCCCGACCGCGTCGGAAATTCGAGCCATCTTCCCCGACCTCGACCAGGACCGTCTGGAAGACGCGGGCGGCGCTCGGCGTCGGATGCAGCGGGCCCGAACCGCCCGACGGGAGTTCGACGAGCAGATCCGACAGCTCGAGCTCCGCACCGGCGCCGTGCGTCACGACGTCGACCTGGATGCGGCGCGCGCGGCGCTCGACGATCTCGTCGACCGGCGTCAGGTGCGGGCCGCCGCGTCGCGCCTGATGACCCACGCGCTCGATGCGCTGGCGAGCGGCGTCCGGAAGTCCACGGAGGCTGCCTTGCGTCGGATCATTGGCCGGGTGAGCGGCGGGATGTACTGGGACGTCCGCATTTCCCAGGACCAGGCCGTGCATGTCTGGGACGAAGCTCCCGAAGCCTGGAAGCCTCTCGGGGAGATCGCGGACGCGCTTCGTGACCCGATCGAGCTCGCCGTTGGCCTGGCCTTTCTCAGCGCCGTCCGCCCCCACGACGCGCCCTTTGCGCCGGCGTTCCTGTGGCTCGATGCCACAGGGGACGCCGCCGATGCCGAGACCGTTGCGCCCATGCTCGAGTCGCTGACTCACGGCGACTTTCAGCGATACTTTCCACAGGTCATCGCCACGTCCACCCGGGAGGGCTTGACCCGCGCGGGATTCGACCGTGTGGCAGACATCGTTGACGGCACGTCGGCGCCGTCGCCGGACGAAGCGGCCGACGCCCGCTGGCTCAAGGCCGTTGGCTGAGGGTTCGCTCGTCATCCGGCGGGAGGCGCCGCCGGCTGGCGGGGATGCCAAGGCACGACCGGCCACGAAGGCGGCCAAGCCCAAGCCTAAGCGCGAGTCGAAGCCCGGCGCCGACCAGCCGGCGGCCAAGTCCACTGAAGAGCCCCCTGCCAAGGCGCCCGCCGCAAAGGACGACGGCGCGTCGCCGTCGGAGCTGGATCTCGCAACGCCGGCCCCGCGCGGCTACCGGCCGCGCAGCTCCGGCCCGCGCGCCGCGCGCGATTACACCCGGGTCACCTCCAGCCTCATGTGGCTGGGTGGACTGGTCACGCTGGCGCTGCTGGGCTACGTGCTGGTCTTCACCTCGCCGGACCGCACCGAAAACGTCTTGGCCTTCGTGGCCCTGTCCGGCTTCGGCGCCTTTTTCTTTGCCTGGGCCATAGGCGCCTGGCTGCGCACCGGCGACGACGCCGCTGAGCCTCGACTGCCCGCGTTGACCGTCACCCGGCAGGCCGTCCTCGTCGCCGTGGGCGCCTTGGCGGTGGCGACGGCGGCGGTAAACAGCGTCGCCACGCCCGCGGCGGTGATCCTGATCGTCCTGGTCGTCATCAGCGCCGAGTTGCTCATCCGGCGCATGCCCTTCGGCCGGTGAGCACGCCTGACGCCTACGCGTCCATTGCCGAGCTTTATGCGGCCGAGCATGACGACTGGGACTACGATCTCCCGCTGTACGCCCACCTGGCCGAGCGCGTCGGCGGACCGATTCTGGATTTGGCCTGCGGCACCGCGCGCGTGGGCACGGCTCTGGCGGCGGCTGGATTCGAGGTGCACGGGGTCGACGCGTCGCCGGCGCTCCTGGCTATCGCGCGCCGACGAGCGGAGGAGCGTGGCCTGGAAGTCGAACTCGAGCAGGGCGACATGCGGCGCTTGTCGTCGCGCGTCCGATTCGGCGCGGTCTTCTGCGCGCTGGATTCATTCCTGCACCTGGCGTCCATGCAGGATCAGCTCGACACGCTGGAAGGCGTGAGCGGCGTGCTCGAGCCGGGAGGAATCCTGTGCGTGGACGTCTTCAATCCCACGCTCGATCGGCTGGCGGCGTGGGACGGCGTGCTCCGGACCCAGGGCAGCTTCAGGGACGCCGAAGGAACGGCGGTGACGCATTTCGTGTCGTGGGTGGTGGACCCCGGCACGCAGCGCATCGACGCACTGCACACCTACGACTCGCTCAGTGCCGACGGCCACGTGCAGCGCCGCGTAAGCCGCATGCCCCTGCGCTACGTACATCGATTCGAGCTGGAGCTGGCCCTGCGCTGCGCCGGATTCGACCGGATCGAAACCTACGGCACCTGGGCTCTCGACCCGTTCGACGGCGAAGGCGACCGCCTCATCGCGGTCGCGACCAAGCTGTAGATATCGCCGACCGCCACTCCCTCTCCCGTGGGGAGAGGGTTGGGGTGAGGGGACTGTCCCTTTCCGTCATTGCGGCGGAGGCCGCAATCCAGTCCGGTTTGTCCGGCGCGGCCCAAAATCGCGAGCGTCTGGTGCTTCTTCGGACGCTCCTTAGAGCGACCATCGCCCCAGCACCACCCCATCGTCCGACGCCTGCCGATAAGCCGCCGCCGGCCGCGCCAGCCGCACCGTGCTGGCGACCGTTTGAAATCCGAGCCGCGACATGGTGGGCAGCGCCTCTCCCGACCCCACGGGAAGATTCAACTCGACATAACGCAACTGCCGGGCCACGGCCAGGCGCCCCAGGCCACGGCACGCGGCCGCCACCGAGTGACCGTCGTACCCCATGTACCCGACTCGCGCCTCTAGGACCTCGCCGACAGGAACCGCCTCGGGATCGCAGACGAGCCACGCGCCCGGCCCCAGCGCTATGAAGGCGGCATCCGACAGGGGAACCGCCGCCGCCCGCCGGCAGGTGTAGGGGCGGGTCTCAGACCCGCCCGATCCGTCAGTCATCGGTTCATCTGAGCCAATTCGAGGATCCAAGGGCCGAACCTCAAGCTCCGCCGCCCTGCCCAATGTCGCCAACGAGGCTGCATCCGCCCGCAGGCGCAGGGTCACGTCCACCGGCCGCAGGCCGCGCCGGGCATAGGCGCCCAGCGCCACGCCATCGTTCGGCGACGCTTCCAGGCCGACCATGGCGCAGCCGACGCCTTCCAGGAACTCAAGCGCCGCCGTCGTCAGCGCGCGTCCCACGCCCACGCCGCGATACGCCGGATGAACCCCGAGTCCGCCGATCCAGCCGACATCCGGCTCGACGACGGCGAAGACCGCGCCCACGGGTCCGAATCCGGGCGCGTCGACCACCCACGCCCCGGCGCATTGCGCCTGCCAGCGGCTCGCCATGCCGTTCGAGATGAGGACGCGGAGGCCCGTGGGGCTGGCGCCGGGCGGCGGCGCAAACGCCTGCGTGAGCACATGCGCTACCGAGTCGACGTCCTCCGACCGCATGCGCCGCGCCGCCGGCGCACTCGCACCGTCGCTCGACCGAGAGTCCGTGGCTGGCGAGTGCGGCACGCTAGAATCGCCCTCGTTGTCGCGGCTTCGTCGGCCGCCCGTCTGGTTCACCCGTGCAGGAGGCAAGTGTGGCGTTGCTCACGCATTCCGGCCTGGCGCCCGCCATGGGGCGGCTGGGCACCGAGACGGCATTTGCCGTGCTGGCTCGCGCTCGACAGCTCGAAGCGCAGGGTCGCGACGTCATTCACCTCGAAATCGGTGAGCCGGATTTCGACACCCCCGCCAACATTATCGAAGCCGCCAAGCGCGCGCTCGATGACGGATTCACCCACTACGGCCCTTCGGCCGGACTGCCCGAGCTTCGCGCCGCCATCGCATCCCACGTGGGTGAGACTCGGGGGATCGTCATCGATCCCGACGAGGTCGTCGTCACCCCGGGCGCCAAGCCGATCATGTATTTCGCCATCACG is drawn from Chloroflexota bacterium and contains these coding sequences:
- a CDS encoding methyltransferase domain-containing protein, which produces MSTPDAYASIAELYAAEHDDWDYDLPLYAHLAERVGGPILDLACGTARVGTALAAAGFEVHGVDASPALLAIARRRAEERGLEVELEQGDMRRLSSRVRFGAVFCALDSFLHLASMQDQLDTLEGVSGVLEPGGILCVDVFNPTLDRLAAWDGVLRTQGSFRDAEGTAVTHFVSWVVDPGTQRIDALHTYDSLSADGHVQRRVSRMPLRYVHRFELELALRCAGFDRIETYGTWALDPFDGEGDRLIAVATKL
- a CDS encoding GNAT family N-acetyltransferase → MRSEDVDSVAHVLTQAFAPPPGASPTGLRVLISNGMASRWQAQCAGAWVVDAPGFGPVGAVFAVVEPDVGWIGGLGVHPAYRGVGVGRALTTAALEFLEGVGCAMVGLEASPNDGVALGAYARRGLRPVDVTLRLRADAASLATLGRAAELEVRPLDPRIGSDEPMTDGSGGSETRPYTCRRAAAVPLSDAAFIALGPGAWLVCDPEAVPVGEVLEARVGYMGYDGHSVAAACRGLGRLAVARQLRYVELNLPVGSGEALPTMSRLGFQTVASTVRLARPAAAYRQASDDGVVLGRWSL